CACCGCGAGGGTGGTGAACGGGTCGACGGTGATCGAGAAGGTCGAGGTGGGCGCCGTGACCAGCGGCCGGCTGAACAGCGCGTGCGCGCTGATCGGCACCAGCAGCAGCGCCTCCACCTCCGGCCAGACCACCGGCCCGCCCCCGGAGAAGGCGTACGCCGTGGAGCCGGTCGGCGTGGCGCAGACCACCCCGTCACAGCCGTAGCGCGACAGCGGCCGCCCGTCGACGTCGACGAGCAGCTCCAGCATCTGGGCCCGCTCACCCTTCTCGACGCTGATCTCGTTGAGCGCCCACGACTCGATCGTCGGCCCGCCGTCGAACTCCGCGGTCACATCGAGGGTGAGCCGCTCGTCGACGCTGTAGTTGCGGTCCACCACGTCCCGGACCGCGACGTCGAGATCGTCGATCTCCGCCTCGGCGAGAAAGCCGACCTTGCCGAGGTTGATGCCGAGCAGCGGCACCTTCGCCGGTCGGGCCAGCTCCGCAGCGCGCAGAAACGTACCGTCCCCGCCGAGCGCGAAGACGATCTCGGCGCCCTCGGCCGTCTCCGGCCCGGTCACCGGCACCACGCCCGGCAGGTCGAGATCCTCGGCCTCCTCGGCCACCACTCGGACCTCGAAGCCGGCGGCGATCAGGTCGGCGGCCACCGTACGGGCGTGCTCCGTGCTGCGCCGCCGGCCGGTGTGCGTCACCAGCAGGGCCGTGCGGGTCATCGCGACACCGCCGCTCACGGTTCCTCCTCGGTTCGCGACTGCGGGGCTCGCAGAACCGGCTCACTCCTCGCACTCACGGCTCCTCCTCGGTTCGCGACTGCGGGGCTCGCAGAACCGGCTCACTCCTCGCACTCACG
This is a stretch of genomic DNA from Micromonospora sp. WMMD1082. It encodes these proteins:
- a CDS encoding NAD kinase; amino-acid sequence: MTRTALLVTHTGRRRSTEHARTVAADLIAAGFEVRVVAEEAEDLDLPGVVPVTGPETAEGAEIVFALGGDGTFLRAAELARPAKVPLLGINLGKVGFLAEAEIDDLDVAVRDVVDRNYSVDERLTLDVTAEFDGGPTIESWALNEISVEKGERAQMLELLVDVDGRPLSRYGCDGVVCATPTGSTAYAFSGGGPVVWPEVEALLLVPISAHALFSRPLVTAPTSTFSITVDPFTTLAVLSCDGRRVYDLPPGARVTVRRGTLPVRIVRLRDRSFTARLVAKFDLPVHGWRGNRR